In a single window of the Thalassoglobus sp. JC818 genome:
- a CDS encoding nucleoside hydrolase, producing the protein MSVRHKVIIDADPGIGDAVAIALALMDPQLEVVALTSCAGLVSGEQAFRNLQTIISMVDPPLWPRLGWSNGNSFRVEDSPVFSGILSGHGESGLGDCKPIAAPLHQPTDSVKLMVELVKAHPGELTLLTLGPLTNVLGAFERSSEFLNELKQLRILGGSVSVGGDVTACAELNMLADPVAAKAILTSPANKTLLPLDTSHQFELSFDQYSQMGVDGYSRLGRLLNELIPFALRISRARLGREGILLPEVMAVASISHSELFEQRPMVCDVELTGELTRGMTVFDRRPVPHWKQNIEVLTEVDTAGVLDYMLRLIASSSVGE; encoded by the coding sequence ATGTCGGTGCGGCACAAAGTCATTATCGATGCGGATCCTGGGATTGGGGACGCAGTCGCGATTGCACTGGCACTCATGGACCCTCAACTGGAAGTGGTCGCTTTGACCTCTTGTGCGGGGCTCGTGTCTGGGGAGCAGGCATTTCGAAACCTGCAAACGATCATTTCGATGGTCGATCCTCCGCTGTGGCCACGTCTCGGTTGGTCGAACGGGAATTCGTTTCGCGTTGAAGACTCGCCGGTGTTCTCCGGAATTTTGAGTGGTCACGGAGAAAGCGGTCTCGGAGACTGCAAGCCGATCGCGGCTCCGCTTCATCAGCCGACAGATTCAGTCAAGCTGATGGTCGAACTTGTCAAAGCCCATCCTGGGGAGCTGACTTTACTCACGCTGGGGCCGCTGACGAATGTGTTGGGAGCGTTCGAGCGTTCGAGTGAGTTTTTGAATGAGCTCAAACAGCTGCGAATTCTTGGGGGATCGGTTTCCGTTGGGGGCGATGTCACTGCGTGTGCTGAGCTCAACATGCTTGCCGATCCTGTCGCTGCGAAAGCGATTCTCACTTCCCCGGCTAACAAAACGCTGCTTCCGCTCGATACTTCTCACCAGTTCGAATTGAGCTTCGATCAATACAGCCAGATGGGAGTGGATGGCTATTCACGACTGGGGCGATTGTTGAACGAATTGATTCCATTTGCACTGCGAATCAGTCGAGCAAGACTCGGGAGAGAGGGGATTCTTCTGCCGGAGGTGATGGCTGTCGCGAGTATCTCTCACAGCGAGTTGTTCGAGCAGCGACCGATGGTTTGTGACGTTGAACTGACAGGAGAACTAACGCGGGGGATGACTGTCTTCGATCGTCGACCCGTTCCCCATTGGAAGCAAAATATCGAAGTGCTCACGGAAGTCGATACCGCCGGAGTTCTCGATTACATGCTGCGTCTGATTGCCAGTTCGAGCGTTGGTGAGTGA
- a CDS encoding DUF4956 domain-containing protein produces the protein MEFLEVPLFDDDLIKMMVRFAIDIVVVLLLTIFCYRRHKGSADYVFSFLLLNVMIFFICFALKKLDLGIGMALGLFAIFGIIRYRTDAIRVKEMTYLFVVVGIAVINALSNKQTSYAELATMNGIILSAAFFLEQSLISSPKCKCNIVYDNIALLSPGRERELLQDIETKTGLAGDRVKISKIDLKKGLASIVLHYSCDEESATGDGNNGDIETGDGDSNDDF, from the coding sequence ATGGAATTTCTTGAAGTCCCCCTGTTCGACGATGACCTCATCAAGATGATGGTTCGATTTGCAATCGACATCGTTGTCGTCTTGTTGCTGACGATCTTCTGCTATCGACGCCACAAGGGGAGTGCCGATTACGTTTTCAGTTTCTTGCTGCTGAACGTCATGATCTTCTTCATCTGTTTTGCACTGAAGAAGCTTGATCTGGGGATCGGGATGGCACTCGGGCTGTTTGCGATTTTCGGAATCATTCGATATCGCACGGATGCCATTCGAGTCAAAGAGATGACCTACTTATTCGTGGTTGTTGGGATTGCGGTCATCAATGCGCTGTCGAATAAGCAGACGAGCTACGCTGAGTTGGCGACCATGAATGGAATTATTCTCTCGGCTGCCTTTTTTCTTGAGCAGTCTTTGATCAGCTCTCCCAAGTGCAAATGCAACATTGTGTACGACAACATCGCCTTGCTGAGTCCTGGCAGAGAAAGAGAACTTCTGCAGGACATCGAAACAAAAACCGGTCTGGCTGGCGACAGGGTGAAGATCTCCAAGATTGACTTGAAGAAAGGGCTCGCCAGCATCGTCCTTCACTACTCTTGCGACGAAGAGTCAGCGACGGGCGACGGGAACAATGGTGACATTGAGACCGGAGATGGCGACTCGAACGACGACTTCTAA
- a CDS encoding CotH kinase family protein → MIPLRTHVTAMLALVVGFSVSNLQAQPPGGPNAPDIELVNKFDANGDGWLNAEERKLALEAMQKMQSERGGDRRRGPGGFGGPPPGGPGGPGGSFGGPPGGGPGRGRPEGTPGPRVSVESVKVIKDADLYDPSVLRTMFIEFESDGWEQEMAAFKPTDVEIPATLIVDGEKYSDVGVSFRGSSSFFMVPEGSKRSLNLSIDFIHDDQRLYGYRSLNLLNCNGDASMMSSLLYSHIAGEKIATPKVNFMKVVINGRSWGIYANAEQFNKDFLKDNFDTKKGARWKVSGNPGGDAGLRYLGDDLEPYRERFEIKSDDDEKSWRDLIHLCKVLNTTPQQELPERLENLLDLDGVLWFLAVDVALVNSDGYWTRASDYNIYQDPDGKFHILPHDMNEAFHDRQGRGFGGPPGGGFPGFGPPGGDEPGRPDFRDRGPRDGDRDRGRGDQFGDRRGFGGPDDGGRPPRFDDRDGRRDGGRGFGPPGGGERPSVKLDPLVGLDSDRFPLRSKLLANEALRTRYLQYVRLIASKYLDWDYLGPHVDEARKLIEREVRQDTRKLASFEDFQRATDMKDGELKQFCDQRAEYLLNLDVIKNLPKDSVKQQSLR, encoded by the coding sequence ATGATCCCATTGCGCACTCACGTCACTGCAATGCTGGCTCTTGTAGTCGGCTTTTCGGTTTCCAACTTGCAAGCACAACCGCCGGGTGGTCCGAACGCTCCGGACATCGAACTCGTCAATAAGTTCGATGCGAATGGAGATGGCTGGCTCAATGCTGAGGAGCGCAAACTCGCTCTCGAAGCGATGCAGAAAATGCAGAGTGAGCGAGGCGGCGATAGGCGTCGTGGTCCAGGAGGATTTGGTGGTCCTCCTCCCGGTGGGCCTGGCGGTCCAGGTGGTTCTTTTGGAGGTCCCCCCGGTGGTGGTCCAGGACGCGGAAGACCAGAAGGTACTCCCGGACCGCGTGTCAGCGTGGAGAGCGTTAAAGTTATCAAGGACGCGGACCTGTACGATCCATCAGTGCTGCGAACGATGTTTATTGAGTTCGAAAGTGACGGCTGGGAACAGGAGATGGCAGCCTTCAAGCCGACCGATGTTGAAATCCCAGCGACTTTGATCGTCGACGGAGAAAAGTATTCTGACGTTGGCGTCAGCTTTCGTGGTTCGTCTTCGTTCTTCATGGTCCCCGAGGGAAGTAAGCGGTCGTTGAATCTGTCGATTGACTTCATTCATGACGATCAACGTCTGTACGGTTACCGCTCTTTGAATCTTCTGAATTGTAACGGCGATGCATCGATGATGAGTTCGTTGCTGTACTCACATATCGCTGGCGAAAAAATTGCGACACCGAAGGTCAACTTCATGAAGGTGGTGATCAATGGCCGCAGCTGGGGGATCTATGCGAACGCAGAGCAGTTCAACAAAGACTTCCTCAAAGATAACTTCGACACGAAGAAGGGGGCACGCTGGAAGGTCAGCGGAAATCCAGGCGGAGATGCGGGGCTGCGGTATCTTGGAGACGATCTCGAACCTTATCGCGAACGCTTCGAGATTAAATCGGATGACGATGAGAAGTCATGGCGGGATCTCATTCATCTCTGCAAAGTCTTGAACACGACTCCGCAGCAGGAGCTTCCTGAGCGCCTTGAGAACCTTTTGGATCTGGATGGAGTGCTCTGGTTTCTCGCGGTCGATGTGGCACTGGTTAATAGCGACGGATATTGGACAAGAGCCAGCGATTACAACATCTATCAGGACCCCGACGGAAAGTTTCACATCCTCCCCCACGACATGAACGAAGCGTTTCATGATCGTCAGGGACGAGGTTTTGGTGGTCCTCCGGGCGGTGGTTTTCCCGGGTTCGGTCCTCCTGGTGGAGATGAGCCGGGACGTCCCGATTTTCGAGATCGCGGTCCACGTGACGGTGATCGAGATCGAGGACGTGGCGATCAGTTTGGGGATCGACGTGGATTCGGTGGCCCGGACGATGGCGGACGTCCCCCGAGGTTTGATGATCGAGACGGTCGGCGAGATGGCGGACGCGGATTTGGCCCTCCCGGCGGAGGAGAGCGGCCGAGTGTGAAACTCGATCCACTCGTTGGTCTCGACAGTGATCGATTTCCTCTGAGAAGCAAGCTGCTTGCTAACGAAGCCTTGCGAACTCGCTACCTGCAATACGTTCGCCTCATCGCGAGCAAGTACCTCGACTGGGACTATCTCGGTCCGCATGTCGACGAAGCACGAAAGTTGATTGAGCGTGAGGTTCGACAGGACACGAGAAAACTCGCTTCCTTTGAAGACTTTCAGCGTGCAACTGACATGAAAGATGGCGAACTGAAACAGTTCTGCGACCAGCGTGCGGAATATCTGCTCAATCTCGATGTCATCAAGAATCTGCCGAAGGACTCTGTGAAGCAACAGTCGCTTCGATAA
- a CDS encoding flavin reductase family protein, with product MNVENIGPVLGKIPSGVFILTAQNGNGLETGMLASWIQQSSFEPPTMTVAVNKKRYLNDWIEESSEVAVSIVGESEKQYLSHFGKGFEPEEPAFDGLATEKTGSGLTVLSGALGWLAGRVRSSVDAGDHTVYVVEITDGKPGEGVSSQKPFVHLRKNGFGY from the coding sequence GTGAACGTTGAAAATATTGGCCCGGTTTTAGGGAAGATTCCGAGCGGCGTTTTCATTTTGACCGCTCAGAATGGAAATGGTTTAGAAACGGGGATGCTGGCGAGTTGGATTCAGCAGTCGTCGTTTGAGCCCCCGACAATGACTGTGGCCGTGAACAAGAAACGCTACTTGAACGACTGGATCGAAGAGTCGTCCGAAGTTGCTGTCAGTATCGTGGGGGAAAGTGAGAAGCAGTATCTGTCTCACTTTGGAAAAGGCTTCGAACCGGAAGAACCTGCGTTTGACGGGCTTGCAACTGAGAAAACAGGATCCGGACTCACTGTGTTGAGCGGAGCACTGGGTTGGCTGGCAGGACGCGTTCGATCTTCAGTCGATGCCGGTGATCATACCGTTTACGTCGTCGAGATTACCGACGGGAAGCCGGGAGAAGGTGTTTCCTCTCAGAAGCCGTTCGTGCATTTGCGCAAGAATGGATTTGGATATTGA
- a CDS encoding Gfo/Idh/MocA family oxidoreductase, with translation MTVSAGDQSSYSRREFLESSSRNAACLTVGMMGLKDVRSPIDRLQVGVIGLGVHGLELAKSFAEMKDVQVAAICDVDASRLAVGQADLKEIQHSRPLAFSDHQMMLDRPDLDAVVVATPDHWHAQQALDVLQIGRHLYLETPTAHTVEDVDRINRVAAKSGCVVQAGLPQRHGAHFQSAVELVQSGFLGRVPLARAWAVHQRKSIGYCAESTPPRGVDYERWLGPARQRPFAANRFHGDWNWFWDYGSGELGKWGTHNLDLAFWALKLGLPKRVSSTGGIRTFRDDRETPDTLTVAYEYPSVDIVWEHRQWGTRGIEGRTSGTAFYGERGTLVVDRSGWKVYGHRDERFAGASEFKLSALRSFVNSITAGGGHSRDSIESGSLVSTACHLGNISYRVGRALDIDTKRLRVKDDPEATLLMSSG, from the coding sequence ATGACGGTGTCAGCTGGAGATCAATCTTCTTACTCTCGTCGAGAGTTTCTGGAATCCAGTTCTCGCAATGCTGCGTGTTTGACCGTCGGGATGATGGGGCTGAAGGACGTTCGCTCTCCGATCGATCGCCTTCAGGTTGGAGTCATCGGGCTCGGGGTTCATGGTCTTGAACTGGCGAAGTCGTTCGCCGAAATGAAAGATGTTCAAGTCGCCGCCATTTGCGATGTCGATGCGTCCCGACTCGCAGTTGGTCAGGCTGACTTGAAGGAGATTCAGCACTCGCGCCCACTGGCGTTTTCCGACCATCAGATGATGCTGGACCGCCCGGACCTGGATGCAGTGGTTGTCGCTACGCCTGATCACTGGCATGCTCAGCAGGCCCTCGATGTACTGCAGATTGGTCGCCATCTCTATTTGGAAACTCCAACTGCCCATACTGTCGAAGACGTCGACCGCATCAATCGAGTGGCTGCGAAGTCTGGCTGTGTTGTTCAGGCTGGGCTGCCGCAAAGACACGGAGCGCACTTTCAATCGGCAGTTGAACTGGTGCAGTCAGGTTTTCTTGGTCGCGTTCCGCTGGCACGTGCCTGGGCTGTCCATCAGAGAAAATCGATTGGCTACTGCGCCGAATCAACCCCACCTCGTGGAGTCGACTACGAACGATGGCTTGGACCTGCTCGACAGCGACCATTTGCAGCGAATCGTTTCCATGGAGATTGGAACTGGTTCTGGGATTATGGCTCCGGTGAACTTGGAAAATGGGGGACGCACAATCTCGATCTCGCATTCTGGGCGCTGAAGCTCGGCCTGCCGAAACGTGTATCCTCAACTGGAGGAATCCGGACATTCCGAGACGATCGAGAGACTCCCGACACGTTGACGGTGGCCTACGAATATCCGTCGGTCGATATTGTCTGGGAGCATCGGCAATGGGGCACTCGCGGCATCGAAGGTCGTACTTCTGGCACTGCATTCTACGGTGAGCGTGGGACTCTCGTCGTCGATCGAAGTGGTTGGAAGGTGTACGGACATCGCGATGAACGATTCGCTGGGGCGAGCGAGTTTAAACTGAGCGCACTTCGATCATTTGTAAACTCGATCACGGCTGGAGGCGGACATTCGCGAGACTCGATTGAGTCGGGAAGTCTCGTCAGCACTGCATGTCACCTGGGCAATATTTCCTATCGTGTTGGTCGCGCTCTTGACATTGACACGAAAAGGTTGAGAGTAAAAGACGATCCCGAAGCGACGCTGCTAATGTCATCCGGGTAA
- the mntR gene encoding manganese-binding transcriptional regulator MntR: MRGVWPTLTSGTQSFRKQADHFDTSEDSQSRMNKPRKIADRHRRTRKDHATETAEDYVEAIFEIIEDQEQCRVVDLTKRFDVSHVTVTRIISRLQKEGYVQTEPYRPIELTKEGVTLARRSRERHHVVLEYLVAIGVPPDVAEIDTEGIEHHVSEKTLSVFRRHLKQLKGEQVGASM, encoded by the coding sequence GTGCGAGGCGTCTGGCCAACGCTGACATCGGGAACGCAATCGTTTCGAAAACAAGCAGATCATTTCGACACATCGGAAGACTCACAGTCGCGAATGAACAAACCACGCAAAATCGCTGATCGACATCGTCGAACTCGAAAAGACCATGCCACGGAAACGGCAGAAGACTACGTGGAAGCGATCTTCGAGATTATTGAAGATCAGGAGCAGTGTCGCGTCGTTGACCTGACCAAACGCTTTGACGTTTCTCATGTGACTGTGACGCGAATCATCAGTCGCCTTCAGAAAGAAGGTTACGTTCAAACCGAACCGTATCGCCCGATCGAACTCACCAAAGAAGGTGTGACACTGGCTCGCCGATCTCGAGAGCGGCACCACGTCGTCTTAGAATATCTGGTGGCGATCGGAGTCCCTCCGGATGTGGCCGAAATTGATACTGAAGGAATCGAGCATCATGTCAGCGAGAAGACTCTTTCGGTGTTTCGTCGCCACCTGAAACAGTTGAAGGGAGAGCAGGTCGGCGCCAGCATGTAG